One stretch of Microplitis mediator isolate UGA2020A chromosome 9, iyMicMedi2.1, whole genome shotgun sequence DNA includes these proteins:
- the LOC130675035 gene encoding ribonuclease H1-like: MNLYLVINGHKPGLYQTWKECHEQIAAYPNPIFRLVHSQEEMDQCLQSWHDIVSSSKRDADVIFERNGDGRIQIYTDGSCFGNGTTKPAAGLGVYFGPNHPKNLSLPCVNRNTNNGAELEAILQAIEIIIELNLIKIDIHTDSEFLCNSLNLWYDDWEGRNWLTSTGKPVTYKNEMIHIKQLMKTRDIRILHVPSHQGVFGNEQADQLAREGARRSSAIHQGSSHRNQSSIN, from the coding sequence ATGAATCTTTATCTTGTCATCAATGGGCATAAGCCCGGTTTATATCAAACCTGGAAGGAGTGTCACGAACAAATAGCTGCATACCCGAACCCCATCTTCAGGTTAGTCCATTCGCAGGAGGAAATGGACCAGTGTCTACAGAGCTGGCATGATATAGTGAGTTCATCCAAAAGAGATGCAGACGTAATATTTGAAAGGAACGGCGACGGAAGAATCCAAATCTACACCGATGGATCTTGCTTTGGAAACGGGACAACGAAACCAGCTGCAGGACTTGGAGTTTACTTTGGACCGAATCATCCCAAAAATCTGTCTCTGCCTTGTGTTAATAGGAATACTAATAATGGGGCAGAACTAGAGGCAATACTACAAGCAATAGAAATCATTATAGAACTCAACTTGATCAAAATTGATATCCATACAGATTCAGAATTCCTATGcaatagtttaaatttatggtACGACGATTGGGAAGGAAGAAACTGGTTAACATCGACAGGTAAACCCGTCACGTACAAGAATGAAATGATTCATATAAAGCAGCTCATGAAAACTCGGGATATTCGTATCCTTCACGTTCCAAGCCATCAAGGAGTTTTCGGAAACGAGCAAGCAGACCAACTGGCTCGCGAAGGAGCAAGAAGATCGAGCGCAATCCATCAGGGTTCGAGTCATCGTAACCAGTCGTCCATCAACTGA
- the LOC130675056 gene encoding alpha-amylase A-like, with the protein MFTLTIKICLLLYVVEGQKNPHYKDDRDTMVHLFEWKFQDIADECERFLGPMGYGGVQVSPINENLILPNRPWYERYQPLSFKIKSRSGDESSFANMVKRCNAVDVRIYVDIVVNHMTADVSPAIGTAGSTANTSKRSYPAVPYSIMDFHPICAINNYNDATEVRNCELSGLHDLDQSREHVRNTIVNFINSFIDLGVAGIRVDAAKHMWPEDLKVIYSRLNNLSVAHGFPAQSRPFIYQEVIDLGGEAIKKQEYTQLGRVIEFTFGIVLGNIFRGNEPLKYLKNWGNGWGLLDSGDALVMIDNHDNQRGHGAGGATILTYKVPKQYKMATAFELAHPYGTTRVMSSFYFDDPSIGPPAYKNGTIISPEIDSKTGACKNGWVCEHRWPQIRKMVLFRMVAKNDPIKNWWDNDDDQIAFSRGSNAFIALNNDDDDLRRNLTTGLPAGRYCDVITGEVENNKCTGKIVHVDKDGIAFIDLPANAEDGVIAIHIGRQSLLQS; encoded by the exons ATGTTTACATTGacgattaaaatttgtttgttgctGTATGTTGTGGAGGGTCAGAAAAATCCGCATTACAAAGATGACCGAGACACGATGGTCCACTTGTTTGAATGGAAGTTTCAGGATATTGCTGATGAATGTGAACGTTTTTTGGGCCCAATGGGTTACGGAGGTGTTCAg GTATCACCAATAAATGAAAATCTCATACTACCAAATCGACCATGGTATGAACGTTACCAGCCACtatcattcaaaataaaatctcgTTCCGGCGATGAGTCATCATTTGCAAACATGGTCAAACGTTGTAACGCCGTGGACGTGCGTATTTACGTCGACATTGTGGTAAATCACATGACCGCAGATGTCTCTCCAGCAATCGGAACCGCTGGATCAACCGCCAACACTAGCAAACGTTCGTATCCCGCAGTGCCATACTCGATTATGGATTTCCATCCAATTTgcgcaataaataattacaacgaTGCCACTGAGGTACGTAATTGCGAGTTAAGTGGTCTCCATGATTTAGATCAAAGTAGAGAGCATGTCAGAAATAcgattgttaattttatcaacTCGTTTATTGACCTTGGAGTTGCTGGAATTCg AGTGGACGCAGCCAAACATATGTGGCCGGAAGATCTCAAGGTTATTTATTCACGATTGAATAATTTGAGCGTTGCTCATGGATTCCCCGCGCAATCAAGACCATTTATATATCAAGAAGTCATTGATTTGGGAGGTGAAGCTATTAAGAAACAGGAATACACACAATTGGGCAGAGTAATTGAATTTACCTTTGGAATTGTTCTGGGAAATATTTTTCGGGGGAATGAACCGCTTAAGTACTTAAAGAACTGGGGCAATGGCTGGGGTCTTTTGGACTCAGGAGATGCATTGGTCATGATTGATAATCATGATAATCAACGTGGTCATGGTGCTGGTGGCGCCACTATTTTGACATACAAAGTTCCTAAACAATATAag ATGGCAACAGCATTTGAACTAGCTCATCCTTATGGCACGACCCGAGTGATGAGTTCATTTTATTTCGACGATCCAAGCATTGGACCACCAGCTTACAAAAATGGAACAATAATTTCTCCAGAAATTGATTCGAAAACAGGTGCCTGCAAAAATGGATGGGTTTGTGAACACCGTTGGCCTCAAATTCGTAAAATGGTTTTGTTCCGCATGGTAGCCAAAAATGATCCAATTAAAAACTGGTGGGACAATGATGATGATCAAATAGCATTCTCTCGTGGTTCTAATGCATTTATTGCtttaaataatgatgatgacgaCTTACGACGTAATTTAACTACTGGTTTACCTGCCGGACGTTACTGTGACGTGATAACTGGTGAAGTTGAGAATAATAAATGCACTGGCAAGATTGTCCATGTTGATAAAGATGGTATTGCATTCATTGACTTACCGGCAAATGCAGAAGACGGCGTAATTGCAATACATATTGGACGTCAATCATtg ctgcagTCTTGA